In Fusarium oxysporum f. sp. lycopersici 4287 chromosome 9, whole genome shotgun sequence, the genomic stretch CAGCAAGTGACCGTCGATGCGGCCTCAgggctttttcttttctagGATCTTTCTTCCTAATGGCACCCTTTCGTTCAATTGAAGGGGTCTCCATTGTTGAGACTCTTGAAGTGCCCTGGCTTGTAGGTTCCTCGGCACTGGTTTGTTGAATAGGGGTTGTCTTTGTTCCTCTTTTTGAGGACGTCCGAGGTGGCACATCGTCTTGAGACAGCTGAGAACCATCTCGATGCATCGGTCCTCTAGTCCTTGTAGGTGGGGTGGGTGTTGGAGCGATATTCACACTCTCGCTTTGCGGTGTATGCTTTGCCGGCGCATCCTTGCTGTCTTCCAAATGAACTGCACCTGTCGGCTTCTGCAAATTGTGCGGCGTTTGAACATAGCTACTGCCTTCCCCTGCTTGTGTTGATCTCTGGCTCTTATCCTCGTCGTGCACACTCTCTTCCACAGTTGGGCTTAAGCAACCAATGTTGGGTCTGGCTGCAAGTCTCTTTGAGGCTGAACTCCCACGACTGCGCGACCGCTGTTTAGGTATGCCCAGGGTAGGTGTAGGCGGTTCTGGGCTGTCTTCTCGTGGGATCTGATCTCCCACCTCACTTCCTCGCCATTCCCGATCCCAACCTTGTGGTTTCCTGATAACAAAACCATTCTCGTTGGCATCGTCTTGGGGACTCGTTGATCGTGGGGGAGGTCGATTCATGCCGAGCGATTTCATTTGTCGGACCACATCTCTCCAATTGACTATAAGCATTTCTGCGATGGTATTGGCGATGAGAATTTTGTCCATTGTTGGAGACACTCCAAGTTCGTTGCCGAGTGTCTTTCTTCCATTCCGATCTTGTCGTGACCTTGGAGATCTCAATGGAAGCACCAGCAACCCTGCCTTTGGGGCGGCTAGCTTCATAGAATAGAGTTCAAGCAAGTCGCCTATGAGGAGAGGTCCGAAGACGATGCCGAGTGCATTGTAGCCCATGAGGTCTCCTGTGGGTAGTGATCgaccttcttcatcttctctggGGGTGATTTCTGCCACTCTTCCAATCAGACTCAAAAGTCCAAAGACAGCGCATATGAGCTCCCTCCGAAATTGAGATTGAACCGTTGCGATAGCCAAGGCGATGAGTCGGGCCCGAACCTTGGTTTGTTTGGTGCGAGGGAACTCTGGATCACCCTGTAGCTGCGAATGGATTGCGACCAGAGCGTCAAAGAGTGCCAAAGAACCAAGTATCCCACCGGGTATTACCGAAAGGAGGCGCTTGAAAGTCGACGCCACATCATGGACAGAAGCCTGCACATGCATCGGCAGGTTTGCGCATCGCACAGTGTTTGTTATGTCGATATTGTCGGTACAGCAGTAGTAATCGAACAGCATGTTGACTACTCTGATTGACCCCGGTATACGGAAGATCCCTCGAGTAGTGACATTCTGAGCGATGTGATGCGCAGTAGCTCGAATGCAAGTTGGAAGTATTAGGGCAGAGGGTGTGTGTTCAGGTGGGAGGTAGAGCATGCTCTTGCCACATATTCTTACCATCGACTGCAGATCGAGTATCTTGGGGTCTCGACGATGTATCAAGTTGTGGGCGAAATCGGAGACACTTCGCTTATGACGTGGTCCTTGGCGAGCTGGTTGTGTATCTGCTGTAGGATGATTGGAAGAGGACCGTAGGATTCGATAAAGCCATCCTTGCTTGCGAGGACTACCAAGTCCGTTTCCCTGGGTTGTCAGTGATTGTTCAAGTACACACCATCGACAACCTACAGTATGCCTAAAGTCAAAGTCGTCAATCACCAATATTCGCACTCCATTCTAAATCGTCAGCTTGGTCTCTACTTCTTTCAAGGCCCTCACCTTTTTTGCTAGGCGGTTGTATTCCTGAACAAAGGCGGCTCGATCGTCCAATTCGTCGGTATCACTTAGGATGTTATGATCGCCACTACTCGTCCATGTTCTGCTTGTATGTACAGGTCTTTGGTCTGTTATATGCCGTATCGTAGCCTGAAGAGACAAGCTACTTCTGGACGGTAACAGTCGATGAGGACCAGTCTCTGGCGCAGAGTAATGGCCCAGAGGTGCTGGGTGATAATGCTGATCCATCGGCAAAAGCCTTTCGGTAAGTAGATGTGATTAATGCTGAGATTCTGTCATTCGTCGAATAAGATATCATATCAAAAGGCAGTCAAAAAGTAGAGTGTGATGGTGTTCGATCAAAATTCTCACGTGTCACAACAGATTCGTGGATGTTGAAACAGTGGAAACTTCATTGCGAAAGGACGGAAGGATCTGACCACGATCAAGTCAAAGTGGAAGGAACGCAGACGAAGTGAAGTGGGAAGTTTTCAATGATGCCAGCGATTGCAAGTGACAGGCAGAGAGAAGAGCAGGGCAAAACAAGTGgcacaaagacaaagaacaagTACAAATGTGTTTGTGCACAGAAACTGGATATGAATAGCATCAAAAAAGTAACCAAAGTGGGAAATGGTTGATAAATACTGAAATAGGATAGATAACACCAATGTCGTCAGAGTGCAGCATCAAGTTTGACCGTCATCCGCGTGTCGTATCGAATGAGACCTGACCAATCCCACCCAAATATTCACAGCCACTCGGTTCCCGAAGCCGCAAAGCCTCTATTGCTGTACTGTAACGCTGACACTACCAAAGTCATCATTCAGAGACAGCTGTACTGTATCATGCATGCAGGCCTGTCAACGGTCTATAGCGAAAGGTTGTATGCACATAACCTTCCGTCAATTCCCCTTGCGCCTGTTCTATGCCTGCCTCCATCCGGCGCCTCTCTGAGAGCTCCCTTATTCATAGCGGCATGCAATCATTATAACCTCATCAATACTCAAGCCCAGTTGCTTGTATCCTCCACTCCGTAGAGCAACACATATTTGAGAATGTCGGACAGCGAAATGATacccttgagcttgttatCATCGTCCACTACTATCAGACGATGAACCCTGCTCTTTCGGACCGTATCAAAAATGGAGTCCAGGCGATCGCCTTCACTGCATGTGTAAATACCAGGGCTCTCGTCGGATCTCTTGCAGAGCGCTTCTCCGACAGAGCCATCCAAGTCATCGTAGGCACCGTTTTTGATGCAGGGGATGACATCAACCGCTTCGAAAACGTTTAGAACTCGTCCGTGAGAATCGATAATCGGGACACAGCTGATGTTATGTTTGACCATCAGGTGAACAACTTCAAGCACGGAACTGCCCATCGAGGCTGTAGCGATGCCTGAATATGTACCGAGGCCAATGTCGCGAACCGTTTTCTTCAAGAGGACGGTGTTGTGTTCGTTGTTTACGGCGATAAACTTGAGGATACGATACTGGGTGATGACTGAAACAACCATTTCCTTGTTGGTCTCGCTATCGACATCGACCAGGGGAATTCGTCTGGCGCGGGTCTTGAGCATGCGTCTACAGGCTTCGTAAAGTGGCTTTGAAGGGTGAACCGATACAGTTTCGATGGGTATTGCGCCGATAGCTTTCTCGATGTCTGATATGGTCAGCGATGTCATGCTTGCCTGGAGAGAAGCGACAACCTCTTAGGCTACTCAATCGGAACTGATCAAGTTTGCTGAACTCGTCAGGGAACTGGCAATAGTATTGAATCACATTGATAAAGTCGGTGCTCGTAAGGATACCGGCAAATCGTGAGGTTTTAGAGTTCCATAGAGGTGCCGATACGATTGCTGTGGCAAGGTTAGCATTAGAATCTGCATGTATCGGGTGACGCACAGTTCTGCGTCAAGATGCtgatggccttcttgatgCGGAGATCGGtatcgaggacgatgagacGGAATGATAGAGGTAAGACATCGTAGCTGGTGCGAACTTTGAGGAAATCGCGTATGGCATTCTGTCTAGATTAGCttcgctcgatatcgtcgGGCTTTGATGCGCGCGTGCCCCACGTCGGAAGTTGTACGGGCAGACGGATACGACAGACAATGCAAGACAGATAAACATACCAGACCCTGTAATTGATCTCTGTCCAGAGGACTTAGAGGCTTTGGTTCGGTGGGCGCCATTGGGCTTCGGATTGAAGTCCTGCGTCGGAGGTAGGATGACGGAGCGACAAATTGAGGGACATGACCATGACCGGCGGCTGTAGTGGAGGGGCCAGTGGAGGTTGATGCAGCCCGCCCGCGTGGAGTTATCAAAGCCGGTCCAGGTCCAGAAACAgctccaactcctccaaaTGAGGCTTCGGCTGCTGACTCTTGTACTTGTCCTGGGGCGTCTGTGCCTGGAGCTGAAGATGTGGTCGAAGCTTTTCCAGCTGTCGTACCAGTCACGCCAGGTACTGTACTGGGGGTATTTTCAACGCGGGGCAGCTCTCCGacagcatcgtcaacttGTTCAACTGTTGGGGGTTCGGTTGGAGGTTGTGGTTGAGTTTCGCTTTGGGCTTCGATCCATGATTTGACGTTTTCTTTCGTTGGGTCTTCAATTTGAGCCTCTGTCACTTCAAGTTGACCTTGCGTTCCTTGAGGTTCGCTTGGTAAATTGGTATCTGCTGGTGCTTTTGTTTCTGGATCCCCTCGTGCGGGTTCAGGTTCTTGATTTCCCTCCATTCCAAGCAAATAATCACTGTTGCACAATACGGTTCGAATTGTTAGGCGGGATTTGATGGTTCGAGTCGAAGATCGAAAATGAGGTTGTCAAGTCCTGATAAATATTGACGTATAGCGCATCACTGAGAAAATCACAGGCGTATGCTAAacgagaaagaaaagagacagCATCAGCCTAAGAGTTAATAAAAATGTTCCGACGGCGTTGAGAACACTTCCATATCATTAAAGGCGCAAATTAATTTGCAAGGGAATGTGCTGGAGGGTGAAAGGGAAAAAGGAGCAAACATCATTCACGGCAATCGGTCGGCCGTTTACTCACCTTGGGCTTGTAATAAATGATAAGAGAACCACCTACGAGACAGTCTGCCCAACAAAAGTCCAGCAATAATATTACTGTGCAGCATACGCTACTCCATACTTCTTAACCTTATGGCCAACATTGGATCTTAACCGGACCCTGGACTACACAGGCGGAGACGGAGACAGACAGAACGTCATGGCGGATCGACGATGAGCTTCGCGTCTTGGCATAGATTGACCGTTTTACGATTCCATCTCCGGTAATCAGGATTGGTCAGATTAATTCAATATAGCCTGTCTGGTTTGTTTGAGGTGCAATCTATCATGGTCTGAGTATTCCTCTACTGTCAAAATCCCGCAAGTTTGTGACTGAGATATTGAGATAATGAGATATTGACAGGTTGAAGGATTGGTGAGACATTATGTAGAAGGATAGATTGCAAGTCAACACTCGATCTCAGAATCTTTATCCCCATTTGTTGATCAGTTGAGCTTAGAACAGATGTCAATGTAGCCAGGATGTGCAACTCGTATGTCTCAGCATTCTGTATCCATTCCAAGCTTTACCGTTCATTCGAGTCATCTGCAGAGGCATGAATGCCACATAAAGGGTCCAGGACAACTTTGCCCGGTTCACAACAATCCCATCCATCACAGCCAGTCGTTGAAAACATCCAATAGCCTCTTAATCCCTGTTCATACGTCAACGACGCCATGACCTGCTTCGAGGTGGTGGTGCAGGGTAGTTGCTGCAGATGTCTTGCAGCCAAAGTTTGTCCAGATTGATACCCAACAATGACACGATAAGCACATAGGCAGCATAGTTTGTGTGACATGAGAATTACCATCTTTGGAAAGCAGAACTCGTCAAAATCGAGTATCGATCAGGTCGCATAACGTAGACCTCGGATTTGTATCTTACGTCAAGAAATGCCTCTATCACATGCCACGCGACAAGCGAAGACAGTATACGCAATGTCGAAGGCAGCAACTTTCCTGGACAGCCTGACCTTGAATAGGTACCAATCATCGCAATGGCTAGATATCTTGCTTAATCTTACACAAATCATTAAATCTTCATCAAAACCATATCATTCAATTCCAAAATGAGGCGTTGAAATGTCTGGATAAAAGCCATAAACGGTCCAAGCTTCCACAACACCGCTAGCATAATGAGGCGGTCCACTGCAACAGCTGTCTCTGCACCTAACGTACACTAGACCTCCAAAACAATAGCGCACGTCGTCCCTGGCGGACCCTACCTTCGGCGGGTGACCTCAAGTGAGGTCACCTCCTGCAGGGAACCTCGACATCCCCTGCAGTTACCTCATCTGACGTGTATAGATAGTGGCCGCCAATGTATCTGGAAGTAGCTTCCCCAATTCATCCGTTCTTGCCTTTAGCTCACGCTTTACTTACCTCAGGCAGCTTAGGTTTGAGCTCTGTAGAAGGTCCTACCCGACCTACGGCGCTCACCTTGCTTCTTCCTGGCGCGCGTCTCAATCCCCATTCTTTCCCTCGCCAACCAACTGTGAGGCTAGGATAAACTCCCCCTCGGATTCATCTCTCACCTGGGCAATCGCCAACTAATTTTCCCTTCTACACCGCGATCTTGACGCTGTCTCGTGCCAGTGATTGGCTTCTGTGGTAGTCAGTCATTTACCTTGCCCGATAGAGGTTTTGTTTTGTAGCTTCTTTCACCCGACAACCGAGCCCGATAATAATAATTCGAATCTGGATCCCTGTTGTGACGTTGCCGACAAGTGGATGACCGTTCGTCAACAACCGAGCCTTGACCGATACTGCATCAAAATCGAGACCGACTTTCATTCACCGTCGTTCAACATACTTCTTCCATCAAGCCTTTGTGCTATTGTTTGCCATGGGTATCTGCAGCTCCTCGTGCTGCGGAGGTATGCATGCTATTATTTGTCGCCGTATACATCTGACAGCAATAGGTCGAGCCCGCGATGGCTTGTATGAACCCGTCCTCGCCGATAGCGAACGAGAAGCTGTAGCCGACCTTCTGCAGTATCTCGAAAATGTACATACTCTTCCATCTTGTTAGGATTGTTACTAACTTTATGATAGCGCGGCGAGAccgacttcttctctggcGAACCTCTACGTGCTCTGAGCACCTTGGTCTTTTCGGAAAACATAGATCTTCAACGAAGTGCTAGCTTGACTTTTGCTGAGATTACTGAACGAGGTACGAAAGAGCCCCGAGTTTCCGACTGGTCTAACAATGTAGATGTCCGAGAGGTTGACCGCGATACCCTTGAACCTATTCTATTCCTTCTCCAGAGCCCCGATATCGAAGTTCAGCGAGCTGCCAGTGCTGCACTCGGAAACCTGGCTGTTGACAGTATGTACACTGAAGCCAACATTTGCAGTCACTGACGTATTGTAGCCGAGAACAAGGTTCTCATTGTGCAACTCGGTGGTTTAACACCTCTAATCCGCCAGATGATGTCCCCCAATGTTGAAGTCCAGTGCAATGCTGTGGGATGTATCACGAACTTGGCTACACATGAGGAGAATAAAGCAAAGATTGCTCGCTCCGGAGCCCTTGGTCCTCTGACAAGGTTGGCCAAGTCTCGGGATATGCGGGTTCAGCGGAATGCTACTGGCGCTCTGCTAAACATGACACACTCTGGTATGTTTGGTCTATATGGCAATGGCAACGGCAATGGCAATGCTAATAAAAGTAGATGAGAACCGGCAACAACTGGTAAATGCTGGAGCTATTCCCGTCCTTGTTcagcttctttcttctcccgATGTCGACGTTCAATACTACTGCACCACAGCTCTCAGCAATATCGCCGTTGATGCCAGCAATCGACGAAAGCTGGCTCAAAGCGAACCCAAATTGGTCCAATCTCTTGTCAACCTCATGGACTCGACTTCGCCCAAGGTTCAATGCCAAgctgccctcgccctccGCAACCTCGCTTCCGACGAAAAATATCAGCTCGATATCGTTCGCGCCAATGGGCTGCACCCTCTTCTCCGACTCCTCCAATCTTCTTATCTACCGCTCATCCTTTCTGCTGTCGCCTGTATACGAAACATCTCTATCCATCCTCTGAACGAGTCACCAATTATTGAAACCAACTTCCTCAAGCCACTCGTCGACCTACTTGGATCTACCGACAATGAAGAGATTCAGTGCCATGCCATCTCGACCCTTCGAAATCTTGCCGCCAGTTCCGATCGAAACAAAGCTCTTGTCCTGGATGCCGGTGCCGTGCAAAAGTGCAAGCAATTGGTTCTTGATGTGCCCATCACTGTCCAGTCCGAGATGACCGCTGCTATTGCCGTTCTGGCCTTGAGTGATGATCTCAAGTCTCATCTCTTGAACCTTGGAGTCTGCGGTGTTCTCATTCCTCTTACCCATTCGCCAAGCATTGAAGTCCAAGGCAACAGTGCTGCTGCCCTAGGCAACCTTTCCTCTAAAGGTGAGTCAACTTCACCGCCATTCAAACACAAGCTAACAAAAGCAGTTGGTGACTACTCGATCTTTGTACAAAACTGGACCGAACCCCAAGGTGGAATTCACGGATACCTCTGCCGATTCCTGCAGTCTGGGGATGCTACCTTCCAGCACATCGCCGTCTGGACCCTTCTCCAGCTCTTCGAATCCGAGGACAAGACTCTTATTGGCCTCATTGGAAAGGCGGAGGACATCATCGAGCACATTCGAAGCATTGCAAATCGACAAATTGAAACCGACAATGAAttcgaggatgaggatgagggtgAAGTTGTCAACCTAGCTCAACGTTGCCTGGAACTCTTGGGACAGAGCATGTCCAAGGCTCACATCGAGGGCTAACTTACATTCGTGGACTCTATTCATCTCAAAAGCGGAAGCGTATGGGGTGTTGGGTGATATGGTGTTTGGCGTCATGTAACATTCTAAGAATGATGTTTGGTTTTCAGGGGTTATCTCTTTATACGGATTGCATCGCCTGTCCTGGGCTTTCAAGAATTGTTCTTATAACAATGGTGTTTGACGGTGTACGAGAGGGCTACGCGCTGCATTGAAGGATGGTattctttctctttgtttgatgaATTCACGTGGCAGATATCGCTAGAGCACTTACTGGGCAGTTGATTTGGGGAGAGCAGATGTAATTAGACGAGAGGTGTAAGTTCCTATACCCAGATAAGAGATGATACATATTTACATTAGATTGCTCGTGATTAGTCTAGCTCTTCAGCCTTTTGTAGTCCATTTTTCATCCATTGACGTTC encodes the following:
- a CDS encoding vacuolar protein 8, translated to MGICSSSCCGGRARDGLYEPVLADSEREAVADLLQYLENRGETDFFSGEPLRALSTLVFSENIDLQRSASLTFAEITERDVREVDRDTLEPILFLLQSPDIEVQRAASAALGNLAVDTENKVLIVQLGGLTPLIRQMMSPNVEVQCNAVGCITNLATHEENKAKIARSGALGPLTRLAKSRDMRVQRNATGALLNMTHSDENRQQLVNAGAIPVLVQLLSSPDVDVQYYCTTALSNIAVDASNRRKLAQSEPKLVQSLVNLMDSTSPKVQCQAALALRNLASDEKYQLDIVRANGLHPLLRLLQSSYLPLILSAVACIRNISIHPLNESPIIETNFLKPLVDLLGSTDNEEIQCHAISTLRNLAASSDRNKALVLDAGAVQKCKQLVLDVPITVQSEMTAAIAVLALSDDLKSHLLNLGVCGVLIPLTHSPSIEVQGNSAAALGNLSSKVGDYSIFVQNWTEPQGGIHGYLCRFLQSGDATFQHIAVWTLLQLFESEDKTLIGLIGKAEDIIEHIRSIANRQIETDNEFEDEDEGEVVNLAQRCLELLGQSMSKAHIEG
- a CDS encoding vacuolar protein 8, whose translation is MMSPNVEVQCNAVGCITNLATHEENKAKIARSGALGPLTRLAKSRDMRVQRNATGALLNMTHSDENRQQLVNAGAIPVLVQLLSSPDVDVQYYCTTALSNIAVDASNRRKLAQSEPKLVQSLVNLMDSTSPKVQCQAALALRNLASDEKYQLDIVRANGLHPLLRLLQSSYLPLILSAVACIRNISIHPLNESPIIETNFLKPLVDLLGSTDNEEIQCHAISTLRNLAASSDRNKALVLDAGAVQKCKQLVLDVPITVQSEMTAAIAVLALSDDLKSHLLNLGVCGVLIPLTHSPSIEVQGNSAAALGNLSSKVGDYSIFVQNWTEPQGGIHGYLCRFLQSGDATFQHIAVWTLLQLFESEDKTLIGLIGKAEDIIEHIRSIANRQIETDNEFEDEDEGEVVNLAQRCLELLGQSMSKAHIEG
- a CDS encoding vacuolar protein 8; the protein is MGICSSSCCGGRARDGLYEPVLADSEREAVADLLQYLENRGETDFFSGEPLRALSTLVFSENIDLQRSASLTFAEITERDVREVDRDTLEPILFLLQSPDIEVQRAASAALGNLAVDTENKVLIVQLGGLTPLIRQMMSPNVEVQCNAVGCITNLATHEENKAKIARSGALGPLTRLAKSRDMRVQRNATGALLNMTHSDENRQQLVNAGAIPVLVQLLSSPDVDVQYYCTTALSNIAVDASNRRKLAQSEPKLVQSLVNLMDSTSPKVQCQAALALRNLASDEKYQLDIVRANGLHPLLRLLQSSYLPLILSAVACIRNISIHPLNESPIIETNFLKPLVDLLGSTDNEEIQCHAISTLRNLAASSDRNKALVLDAGAVQKCKQLVLDVPITVQSEMTAAIAVLALSDDLKSHLLNLGVCGVLIPLTHSPSIEVQGNSAAALGNLSSKGESTSPPFKHKLTKAVGDYSIFVQNWTEPQGGIHGYLCRFLQSGDATFQHIAVWTLLQLFESEDKTLIGLIGKAEDIIEHIRSIANRQIETDNEFEDEDEGEVVNLAQRCLELLGQSMSKAHIEG
- a CDS encoding vacuolar protein 8 — translated: MGICSSSCCGGRARDGLYEPVLADSEREAVADLLQYLENRGETDFFSGEPLRALSTLVFSENIDLQRSASLTFAEITERGTKEPRVSDWSNNVDVREVDRDTLEPILFLLQSPDIEVQRAASAALGNLAVDTENKVLIVQLGGLTPLIRQMMSPNVEVQCNAVGCITNLATHEENKAKIARSGALGPLTRLAKSRDMRVQRNATGALLNMTHSDENRQQLVNAGAIPVLVQLLSSPDVDVQYYCTTALSNIAVDASNRRKLAQSEPKLVQSLVNLMDSTSPKVQCQAALALRNLASDEKYQLDIVRANGLHPLLRLLQSSYLPLILSAVACIRNISIHPLNESPIIETNFLKPLVDLLGSTDNEEIQCHAISTLRNLAASSDRNKALVLDAGAVQKCKQLVLDVPITVQSEMTAAIAVLALSDDLKSHLLNLGVCGVLIPLTHSPSIEVQGNSAAALGNLSSKVGDYSIFVQNWTEPQGGIHGYLCRFLQSGDATFQHIAVWTLLQLFESEDKTLIGLIGKAEDIIEHIRSIANRQIETDNEFEDEDEGEVVNLAQRCLELLGQSMSKAHIEG
- a CDS encoding hypothetical protein (At least one base has a quality score < 10), translated to MDQHYHPAPLGHYSAPETGPHRLLPSRSSLSLQATIRHITDQRPVHTSRTWTSSGDHNILSDTDELDDRAAFVQEYNRLAKKNGVRILVIDDFDFRHTGNGLGSPRKQGWLYRILRSSSNHPTADTQPARQGPRHKRSVSDFAHNLIHRRDPKILDLQSMVRICGKSMLYLPPEHTPSALILPTCIRATAHHIAQNVTTRGIFRIPGSIRVVNMLFDYYCCTDNIDITNTVRCANLPMHVQASVHDVASTFKRLLSVIPGGILGSLALFDALVAIHSQLQGDPEFPRTKQTKVRARLIALAIATVQSQFRRELICAVFGLLSLIGRVAEITPREDEEGRSLPTGDLMGYNALGIVFGPLLIGDLLELYSMKLAAPKAGLLVLPLRSPRSRQDRNGRKTLGNELGVSPTMDKILIANTIAEMLIVNWRDVVRQMKSLGMNRPPPRSTSPQDDANENGFVIRKPQGWDREWRGSEVGDQIPREDSPEPPTPTLGIPKQRSRSRGSSASKRLAARPNIGCLSPTVEESVHDEDKSQRSTQAGEGSSYVQTPHNLQKPTGAVHLEDSKDAPAKHTPQSESVNIAPTPTPPTRTRGPMHRDGSQLSQDDVPPRTSSKRGTKTTPIQQTSAEEPTSQGTSRVSTMETPSIERKGAIRKKDPRKEKALRPHRRSLAVEWTKPARSSDTSMDRPVSTSLEFSSEKEALEAALKAHFEELRELDSMDQRKSSASTNVDQNSQMSTFANTPKVLHFPIHRLEEDSEYTVHGDKSTRTQALQEANSASTTPRQFYSPMQVPASIAGDSNSMGLASPKSQVGT
- a CDS encoding vacuolar protein 8 encodes the protein MGICSSSCCGGMHAIICRRIHLTAIGRARDGLYEPVLADSEREAVADLLQYLENRGETDFFSGEPLRALSTLVFSENIDLQRSASLTFAEITERDVREVDRDTLEPILFLLQSPDIEVQRAASAALGNLAVDTENKVLIVQLGGLTPLIRQMMSPNVEVQCNAVGCITNLATHEENKAKIARSGALGPLTRLAKSRDMRVQRNATGALLNMTHSDENRQQLVNAGAIPVLVQLLSSPDVDVQYYCTTALSNIAVDASNRRKLAQSEPKLVQSLVNLMDSTSPKVQCQAALALRNLASDEKYQLDIVRANGLHPLLRLLQSSYLPLILSAVACIRNISIHPLNESPIIETNFLKPLVDLLGSTDNEEIQCHAISTLRNLAASSDRNKALVLDAGAVQKCKQLVLDVPITVQSEMTAAIAVLALSDDLKSHLLNLGVCGVLIPLTHSPSIEVQGNSAAALGNLSSKVGDYSIFVQNWTEPQGGIHGYLCRFLQSGDATFQHIAVWTLLQLFESEDKTLIGLIGKAEDIIEHIRSIANRQIETDNEFEDEDEGEVVNLAQRCLELLGQSMSKAHIEG